Proteins encoded within one genomic window of Bombina bombina isolate aBomBom1 chromosome 1, aBomBom1.pri, whole genome shotgun sequence:
- the LOC128666523 gene encoding spindlin-Z-like produces the protein MKTPFGKAAGQRARGDAAHAGVSASMMKKRTSHKKHRNNVGPSKPISQPRRNIVGCRIQHGWKEGSGPITQWKGTVLDQVPVNPSLYIIKYDGFDCVYGLELHKDERMSALEVLPDRVASSRISDAHLADTMIGKAVEHMFETEDGSKDEWRGMVLARAPIMNIWFYISYEKDPVLYMYQLLDDYKEGDLCIMPDSNDSPPAEREPGEVVDSLVGKQVEYAKENGSKRTGMVIHQVEAKPCLFHKI, from the coding sequence ATGAAGACCCCATTCGGAAAGGCAGCAGGTCAGAGAGCCAGAGGTGATGCAGCACATGCAGGTGTGTCTGCCAGTATGATGAAAAAAAGGACTTCTCACAAGAAGCATCGAAATAATGTTGGTCCAAGCAAACCAATTTCCCAGCCCCGGAGGAATATTGTCGGTTGCAGAATACAGCATGGTTGGAAAGAAGGTAGTGGCCCAATAACACAATGGAAAGGAACTGTGTTGGATCAAGTGCCAGTCAACCCATccctttatattattaaatatgatGGATTTGATTGTGTCTATGGACTAGAACTCCACAAGGACGAGCGAATGTCTGCTCTTGAAGTTCTTCCAGATAGAGTTGCTTCATCTCGAATTAGTGATGCTCACTTGGCAGACACAATGATTGGTAAAGCTGTTGAACACATGTTTGAAACAGAAGATGGTTCTAAGGATGAGTGGAGAGGAATGGTCTTAGCAAGAGCTCCCATAATGAACATATGGTTTTATATAAGCTACGAAAAGGACCCAGTTTTATATATGTATCAGCTATTAGATGACTACAAAGAAGGAGATCTCTGCATCATGCCAGACTCTAATGATTCCCCTCCAGCAGAAAGAGAACCAGGAGAAGTTGTGGACAGCCTTGTAGGAAAGCAAGTGGAGTATGCCAAAGAAAATGGCTCAAAAAGGACTGGCATGGTAATACACCAAGTGGAAGCCAAACCCTGTTTATTTCATAAAATTTGA